The stretch of DNA GGATTACTTAAAAAATAAAAACTGTTTTATCTTAAAAATAAAATCAAGTAATTTAGATTTAATTATCTAAGAATTTAACATCAAAGTCGGGATTGAAACAAAATTCAAACTAGAACAATGAATCAACGTTGCATGATCCCAGTTATTAAAACTCCCAAAGACTATCGAGCTTATCGCATTAGTCCTGATGATACCAATCGCCTAGCAATTATTTTTGATTCAACGAGCGCAGGCGATTCTTTGACTGTTTGTGTAGAAATCTTCGATCCTGGAGGAAAAACACCTCCCCACCGCCATAATTTTGCCGTAGAAATGTTTTTTATCTTAAAAGGGCAAGGAATTGCAGTTTGTGATGGCAAAGAAGTTCCCTTAAACCCAGGGGATAGTATTTTAATGCCCAAAACAGGAATACATTTTATTAAAAACACAGGTACTGAAAGATTATATGCCCTTTGTATGATGGTACCGAACGAAGATTTTTCTGAACTAATTCTAAGTGGTATGCCAACGGAATTAGACGAACAAGACTTACAAGTCATTACTCGCATAGACTCTTTAATTCCTTGTTGAAAATCTAATTGAGACTTGAGATTAAATAAACCTTAAAAATACTAGACTTGATTGTCTAGGTAAAAGATACTAGGGATGTTATTAAAAGTTGAAAAAAAATCTAAGCTAAAAATTTTTCCTGATTCTAGATAACTGCCTTCAAATAACCTCCAGAAAAGATAAAACAGCAACCTAACCAACTGCAAAAATTAATTCATTGACGCTAAAGCGACCCGAAAAAACAAAAATCAAAACAAAGATACTCGAACAAAACTCAGTCTCGATGCTATTATCAATGTGCGTAGCAATTAATATATAGGGCAGTTAATGATGGTTCAAGCACCTGTAGCTCCAGTGGTGCTAGCGATCCTAGATGGTTGGGGTTATCGCGAGTCCAAGGAAGCAAACGCCATTGCCACGGCTCAAACGCCAATATTCAGCAGCTTACAAGCAGCTTATCCCAGTACGCTAATTCGTACTTCGGGTAAAGATGTAGGTTTGCCAGATGGTCAAATGGGTAATTCTGAAGTCGGACACCTTAATCTAGGAGCAGGAAGAATTGTTCCTCAAGAGCTAGTGAGGATCTCAGATGCAGTAGAAGATGGATCGCTGTTTAGCAATTCAGTTTTAGTTAAAATCTGTGAACAGGTTCGTTCTCGGGGAGGCAAGTTACACCTAATTGGTTTATGCTCCGAAGGAGGCGTACATTCCCATCTCGATCATTTATTGGGACTATTAGATTTAGCCAAATTAAATGCGATCGCAGATGTTTGTGTTCATGCAATCACCGATGGTCGAGACACTAACACCACCGAAG from Stanieria cyanosphaera PCC 7437 encodes:
- a CDS encoding cupin domain-containing protein is translated as MNQRCMIPVIKTPKDYRAYRISPDDTNRLAIIFDSTSAGDSLTVCVEIFDPGGKTPPHRHNFAVEMFFILKGQGIAVCDGKEVPLNPGDSILMPKTGIHFIKNTGTERLYALCMMVPNEDFSELILSGMPTELDEQDLQVITRIDSLIPC